One region of Bacteroidota bacterium genomic DNA includes:
- a CDS encoding GyrI-like domain-containing protein has translation MLPEKKLVGMHKTLSYVNYTVTELWQRFMPLRNSIANRIGEELYSVAVFPLNFHSQFDPKKEFERWATVEVENFDNVPEGMETLILSSGLYAVFTYTGDTKNAAEAFQYIFNSYLPQSEFHLDARPHFEILGSKYKQNHPDSEEEIWVPVGLK, from the coding sequence ATGCTTCCTGAAAAGAAACTGGTCGGAATGCACAAGACTTTGTCTTATGTAAATTACACCGTCACCGAGCTCTGGCAAAGGTTTATGCCTTTGCGGAATTCTATTGCAAACAGAATTGGAGAGGAGCTGTATTCAGTCGCTGTGTTTCCTTTGAATTTTCATTCTCAATTCGATCCAAAAAAAGAATTTGAACGATGGGCAACTGTCGAGGTTGAGAATTTTGACAATGTTCCCGAAGGCATGGAGACACTTATTTTATCATCCGGCTTGTACGCGGTATTTACTTATACTGGTGATACAAAAAATGCAGCCGAGGCTTTTCAGTATATTTTCAATTCATATCTGCCTCAATCAGAATTTCACCTCGACGCCCGGCCTCATTTTGAAATTCTCGGGAGTAAGTACAAACAAAATCATCCGGATTCGGAGGAGGAAATTTGGGTGCCTGTTGGATTAAAATAA
- a CDS encoding DUF2851 family protein — MNEAFLHYLWQYRLFDSRELLTSEGNCVEVVRPGKLNTDSGPDFFNAQLRIDGTLWAGNVEIHIHASDWQKHGHHFDSAYDNCILHVVHERDVKTLRKDGTCVPTIELKDRFPAHLWSNYLQLLGTRGWVPCEHRLKELDSITVNSWLDRICVERLEEKTKQIRQFLHLSRNDWEETFYHSLAKNFGFQVNGLPFELLARSLPLRLIHKHRSRLMEVEALLFGQAGMLAREFHDNYPISLATEFRHLSRTYNLKPISAAAWKFLRLRPSNFPTIRIAQFAQLLKSTENLFSKVMQIESLRDGYDLFRINTSEYWLNHFVFDKPADAIQKNMGKGSVENILINTVVPFLFAWGSENGSEQHRKKALELLEKIPAEDNHLIRSWKDAGIPAHSAFQSQALVQLKIQYCSEKKCLSCAIGNQLINSLP; from the coding sequence ATGAATGAAGCATTTTTACATTACCTGTGGCAGTACCGATTATTTGATTCACGTGAACTGCTAACCTCCGAAGGCAATTGTGTTGAAGTCGTCAGACCCGGGAAACTCAACACAGACTCAGGTCCTGATTTTTTTAACGCCCAGCTGAGAATCGATGGAACACTCTGGGCAGGGAACGTAGAAATTCACATTCACGCTTCCGACTGGCAAAAACATGGACATCATTTTGATTCAGCTTACGACAATTGTATCCTGCATGTTGTTCATGAGAGAGATGTGAAAACACTGCGCAAAGACGGAACCTGTGTTCCAACCATTGAATTGAAAGACCGCTTTCCCGCTCATCTCTGGTCGAATTATCTGCAATTACTTGGAACAAGAGGATGGGTTCCCTGTGAACATCGCCTGAAAGAGCTGGATAGTATCACTGTCAACAGCTGGCTGGATAGAATCTGTGTGGAGCGACTGGAAGAGAAAACAAAACAGATCCGGCAATTCCTTCATTTGAGCAGGAATGATTGGGAGGAAACATTTTACCATTCTTTGGCTAAAAATTTTGGCTTCCAGGTAAATGGTTTACCCTTCGAGTTACTTGCACGGTCGTTGCCACTTCGCCTGATTCATAAACACCGCTCAAGGCTGATGGAAGTGGAGGCTTTGCTTTTTGGTCAGGCCGGGATGCTGGCTAGGGAATTCCACGACAATTATCCGATCTCTCTTGCGACAGAATTCAGGCATCTGAGCCGGACATATAATCTGAAGCCGATCAGTGCCGCTGCCTGGAAGTTTCTCCGTTTGCGACCCTCCAATTTCCCAACCATCCGAATCGCGCAGTTCGCGCAATTGCTGAAATCGACAGAAAATCTTTTTTCTAAAGTGATGCAGATAGAATCTCTGCGGGACGGATATGATTTATTCAGAATAAACACTTCGGAGTATTGGTTGAATCATTTCGTCTTTGACAAACCTGCGGATGCAATCCAGAAGAATATGGGAAAAGGCTCGGTCGAAAATATCCTTATCAATACTGTAGTACCCTTCCTTTTTGCCTGGGGCAGTGAAAATGGTTCCGAGCAACACCGGAAAAAAGCACTGGAACTTCTGGAGAAAATTCCCGCGGAGGACAATCATCTGATCCGGAGCTGGAAGGATGCCGGAATCCCTGCTCATTCGGCTTTTCAGTCCCAGGCCCTGGTTCAATTGAAAATTCAATACTGCTCCGAGAAAAAATGCTTATCTTGTGCCATAGGAAACCAGCTTATCAACTCGCTCCCATGA
- a CDS encoding PspC domain-containing protein, translating to MTLVSSIRDYFERQAFGVCSYLGDKLSMRTSVIRLFFIYASFLTVGSPLIVYMILAFLIKMKSYVRNRRTSVWDL from the coding sequence ATGACACTAGTTTCTTCCATCCGCGATTATTTTGAAAGACAGGCATTCGGTGTTTGCTCCTATCTGGGAGATAAACTCAGCATGCGTACTTCTGTCATTCGTTTGTTTTTTATCTATGCTTCCTTCCTTACGGTAGGATCGCCATTGATCGTGTACATGATCCTGGCCTTTTTGATCAAGATGAAGTCGTATGTGCGCAATCGCAGGACTTCAGTTTGGGATCTCTGA
- the pyrF gene encoding orotidine-5'-phosphate decarboxylase, producing the protein MTREELYQQIIKKSSYLCIGLDTDITRIPSFLLKEEDPVYEFNKRIIEATSEYCVAYKPNLAFYESLGPKGLISLEKTMNLIPDNIFTIADAKRGDIGNTSEMYARTFYDYFHFDSVTVAPYMGKDSVTPFLREGKWVILLALTSNAGSMDFQLSEISSPVNGKEEKLYEHVLRTSQKWADADNMMYVVGATHPDLLSSIRKIVPDHFLLVPGVGAQGGNLQEVSAAGMNKQCGLLVNSSRQIIYASNGADFADAARAEASKTRDEMKIILEKYFA; encoded by the coding sequence ATGACCAGAGAAGAATTATACCAACAGATCATTAAAAAGAGTTCCTATTTGTGTATTGGACTCGACACCGATATTACCAGGATACCTTCCTTTTTGTTAAAAGAAGAAGATCCTGTGTATGAATTTAACAAGCGCATCATTGAGGCGACCAGTGAATATTGTGTTGCATATAAACCCAATCTTGCCTTTTATGAATCCTTAGGTCCGAAAGGCTTGATTTCACTGGAGAAAACAATGAACCTGATTCCGGATAACATTTTCACGATTGCAGATGCAAAGCGCGGAGATATTGGGAACACTTCAGAAATGTATGCACGTACATTTTATGATTATTTTCATTTTGATTCTGTCACGGTTGCTCCTTATATGGGGAAGGATTCCGTTACGCCATTTCTTCGTGAAGGCAAATGGGTAATTCTTCTCGCGCTCACCAGCAATGCGGGATCTATGGATTTTCAACTTTCCGAAATTTCATCTCCCGTAAACGGAAAGGAAGAGAAATTGTACGAACATGTTCTTCGTACATCACAAAAATGGGCGGATGCGGATAACATGATGTATGTTGTTGGTGCAACTCATCCGGATTTGCTTTCTTCTATTCGTAAAATTGTACCGGATCATTTTTTGCTGGTCCCGGGAGTTGGAGCTCAGGGCGGGAATTTGCAGGAGGTCTCAGCGGCAGGTATGAATAAACAATGCGGACTGCTGGTAAATTCTTCCCGGCAAATCATTTATGCATCGAATGGTGCCGACTTTGCAGATGCTGCTAGGGCTGAAGCCTCCAAAACGCGTGATGAAATGAAAATTATTCTGGAGAAATATTTTGCCTGA
- a CDS encoding potassium channel protein translates to MESFDFQNILTNFRYFKKLYYAIAMVVLVLVVGIVGYYTIEDYTFLDSVFMTVITVATVGYREVKELDDAGKIFTSILIIFSIGTFAYAVSVITRYIIEGEFQTYFRHYRVNKEIQKLKNHVIVCGFGRNGRQACEQLRSGDEKFVAIEAKPELVAKMREEDNILFIEGDATKDEVLIQAGIDSAKALITALPSDAANVFVVLTARDRNPKLKIISRASEDGSEHKLKRAGADNVIMPDKIGGTHMAALVTKPDVLEFIDHITGRINIRLEEIHFSSLPENMRNKSIRDLEIRNKTGANIIGFKTADGDYVINPPPETIMMPDAKLFVLGTQEQVMRFKEILINN, encoded by the coding sequence ATGGAATCCTTCGATTTCCAAAATATTCTAACCAATTTCAGGTATTTCAAGAAACTGTACTATGCTATCGCGATGGTAGTGCTGGTGCTGGTTGTCGGGATTGTTGGCTATTATACCATCGAAGATTATACTTTTCTTGATTCGGTTTTCATGACAGTGATCACCGTTGCAACGGTAGGTTACAGGGAAGTTAAGGAGCTGGATGACGCGGGGAAAATATTTACATCCATTTTGATTATCTTTAGCATTGGTACTTTTGCCTATGCGGTTTCAGTGATTACACGTTACATTATTGAAGGTGAATTTCAAACGTATTTCAGACACTATCGCGTGAACAAAGAAATCCAAAAACTAAAAAATCATGTTATTGTTTGTGGTTTCGGTAGAAACGGCAGACAGGCATGTGAGCAGTTGCGTTCGGGTGACGAAAAGTTTGTCGCCATCGAAGCAAAACCTGAGCTGGTCGCGAAGATGCGTGAGGAGGACAATATCCTGTTCATCGAAGGCGACGCGACAAAAGATGAAGTGCTGATACAGGCAGGAATTGATTCAGCCAAGGCATTGATTACCGCGCTTCCGAGCGACGCGGCAAATGTATTTGTCGTACTTACGGCGAGGGACCGGAATCCAAAACTGAAAATTATTTCACGAGCCTCGGAAGACGGTTCGGAGCATAAACTCAAACGTGCCGGTGCCGACAATGTCATCATGCCGGATAAAATTGGCGGTACGCACATGGCCGCGCTGGTGACCAAGCCGGATGTTCTTGAATTCATTGATCACATCACAGGACGGATCAATATCCGTCTGGAAGAAATACATTTCAGTTCGCTGCCGGAAAATATGCGCAACAAATCCATTCGTGATCTGGAGATCCGCAATAAAACCGGCGCGAATATCATCGGTTTTAAAACCGCGGATGGTGATTATGTCATCAATCCTCCGCCGGAAACGATCATGATGCCGGATGCAAAGCTGTTTGTGCTGGGTACACAGGAACAAGTGATGCGTTTTAAAGAAATTCTAATCAACAATTAA
- a CDS encoding SDR family oxidoreductase — MKTILVTGSNGLLGQKIIYALLGRSDVRCISTSKGANRMKVKEGYVYEELDICDKEQVLKIFEKHRPDAVINTAALTNVDACENRKEEAWQLNVTAVENLIEASAKYGTHLVHLSTDFVFDGENGPYVETDVPNPQSYYAMTKYEAEKRLAASNLSWAILRTIIIYGVVDDNSRSNVVLWTINSLRDKKTINVINDQYRSPTLAEDLADACIEASLRKAKGIFHVSGREVMCILDMVRIVSGYFGLDQEYINPISSASLNQPAKRPPVTGFIIQKAERDLGFKPVTFLQGLEVVRKQLKSCGVEV, encoded by the coding sequence TTGAAAACAATTCTGGTAACCGGAAGCAACGGTTTGTTGGGACAAAAAATTATTTATGCACTTCTTGGAAGAAGTGATGTTCGCTGTATCAGTACATCGAAAGGCGCGAACAGAATGAAAGTGAAGGAAGGCTATGTGTATGAGGAGCTGGATATTTGTGACAAAGAGCAGGTTCTGAAGATTTTCGAAAAACACCGTCCGGATGCGGTAATCAATACTGCTGCTTTAACCAATGTGGATGCCTGCGAGAACCGCAAAGAGGAAGCCTGGCAGCTGAATGTTACCGCTGTCGAAAACCTGATTGAAGCGAGCGCAAAATACGGAACACATCTGGTTCATCTTTCTACTGATTTTGTCTTTGACGGCGAAAACGGACCGTACGTTGAAACAGATGTTCCAAATCCGCAGAGTTATTACGCGATGACAAAATATGAAGCGGAGAAAAGACTCGCCGCGAGTAATTTGTCCTGGGCAATCTTGCGGACCATTATCATTTATGGTGTAGTGGATGATAACAGCAGAAGCAATGTTGTCTTGTGGACCATCAATTCATTACGTGATAAGAAAACCATCAACGTCATCAACGACCAGTACCGTTCACCCACCCTGGCGGAAGACCTCGCGGATGCATGTATCGAAGCCTCGCTGAGAAAAGCAAAAGGAATTTTTCATGTCTCCGGCCGGGAAGTGATGTGTATTCTCGACATGGTGCGTATTGTCTCCGGATATTTCGGACTCGATCAGGAATACATCAACCCGATTTCTTCCGCTTCACTTAACCAACCTGCTAAAAGACCACCGGTAACCGGATTTATAATTCAAAAAGCAGAGCGTGACTTGGGATTTAAGCCTGTTACTTTTTTGCAAGGATTGGAAGTGGTGAGAAAGCAATTGAAGAGTTGCGGGGTTGAGGTTTGA